A single Mus caroli chromosome 15, CAROLI_EIJ_v1.1, whole genome shotgun sequence DNA region contains:
- the Wnt7b gene encoding protein Wnt-7b isoform X1: MLLLSPRSALVSVYCPQIFLLLSSGSYLALSSVVALGANIICNKIPGLAPRQRAICQSRPDAIIVIGEGAQMGIDECQHQFRFGRWNCSALGEKTVFGQELRVGSREAAFTYAITAAGVAHAVTAACSQGNLSNCGCDREKQGYYNQAEGWKWGGCSADVRYGIDFSRRFVDAREIKKNARRLMNLHNNEAGRKVLEDRMKLECKCHGVSGSCTTKTCWTTLPKFREVGHLLKEKYNAAVQVEVVRASRLRQPTFLRIKQLRSYQKPMETDLVYIEKSPNYCEEDAATGSVGTQGRLCNRTSPGADGCDTMCCGRGYNTHQYTKVWQCNCKFHWCCFVKCNTCSERTEVFTCK, translated from the exons AGCATTGTCATCCGTGGTGGCCCTGGGAGCCAACATCATCTGCAACAAGATTCCTGGCCTGGCCCCACGGCAGCGTGCCATCTGCCAGAGCCGACCCGATGCCATCATTGTGATCGGGGAGGGGGCGCAGATGGGCATCGACGAGTGCCAGCACCAGTTCCGATTTGGCCGCTGGAACTGCTCCGCCCTGGGCGAGAAGACCGTCTTCGGGCAAGAACTCCGAGTAG GGAGTCGAGAGGCTGCCTTCACCTATGCCATCACGGCGGCAGGAGTGGCGCATGCCGTCACCGCTGCCTGCAGCCAGGGAAATCTGAGCAATTGTGGCTGTGACCGGGAGAAGCAAGGCTACTACAACCAGGCGGAAGGCTGGAAGTGGGGGGGCTGCTCAGCTGACGTCCGCTACGGCATCGACTTTTCTCGTCGCTTTGTGGATGCCCGTGAGATCAAGAAGAATGCCAGGCGCCTCATGAACCTTCACAACAATGAGGCGGGCAGAAAG GTTCTGGAGGACCGCATGAAGCTGGAATGTAAGTGTCACGGTGTGTCAGGCTCCTGTACCACCAAAACCTGCTGGACCACGCTACCTAAGTTCCGCGAGGTGGGCCACCTGCTCAAGGAGAAGTACAACGCAGCCGTGCAGGTGGAGGTGGTGCGAGCCAGCCGCCTGCGCCAGCCCACCTTCCTGCGCATCAAGCAGCTACGCAGCTACCAGAAGCCTATGGAGACGGACCTGGTGTACATCGAGAAGTCGCCCAACTACTGCGAGGAGGACGCGGCCACCGGCAGCGTGGGCACGCAGGGGCGTCTGTGCAACCGCACCTCGCCTGGGGCCGACGGCTGTGACACCATGTGCTGCGGCCGCGGCTACAACACGCACCAGTACACCAAGGTGTGGCAGTGCAACTGCAAATTCCACTGGTGTTGCTTCGTCAAGTGCAACACGTGCAGCGAGCGCACCGAGGTCTTCACCTGCAAGTGA
- the Wnt7b gene encoding protein Wnt-7b isoform X2 has protein sequence MHRNFRKWIFYVFLCFGVLYVKLGALSSVVALGANIICNKIPGLAPRQRAICQSRPDAIIVIGEGAQMGIDECQHQFRFGRWNCSALGEKTVFGQELRVGSREAAFTYAITAAGVAHAVTAACSQGNLSNCGCDREKQGYYNQAEGWKWGGCSADVRYGIDFSRRFVDAREIKKNARRLMNLHNNEAGRKVLEDRMKLECKCHGVSGSCTTKTCWTTLPKFREVGHLLKEKYNAAVQVEVVRASRLRQPTFLRIKQLRSYQKPMETDLVYIEKSPNYCEEDAATGSVGTQGRLCNRTSPGADGCDTMCCGRGYNTHQYTKVWQCNCKFHWCCFVKCNTCSERTEVFTCK, from the exons AGCATTGTCATCCGTGGTGGCCCTGGGAGCCAACATCATCTGCAACAAGATTCCTGGCCTGGCCCCACGGCAGCGTGCCATCTGCCAGAGCCGACCCGATGCCATCATTGTGATCGGGGAGGGGGCGCAGATGGGCATCGACGAGTGCCAGCACCAGTTCCGATTTGGCCGCTGGAACTGCTCCGCCCTGGGCGAGAAGACCGTCTTCGGGCAAGAACTCCGAGTAG GGAGTCGAGAGGCTGCCTTCACCTATGCCATCACGGCGGCAGGAGTGGCGCATGCCGTCACCGCTGCCTGCAGCCAGGGAAATCTGAGCAATTGTGGCTGTGACCGGGAGAAGCAAGGCTACTACAACCAGGCGGAAGGCTGGAAGTGGGGGGGCTGCTCAGCTGACGTCCGCTACGGCATCGACTTTTCTCGTCGCTTTGTGGATGCCCGTGAGATCAAGAAGAATGCCAGGCGCCTCATGAACCTTCACAACAATGAGGCGGGCAGAAAG GTTCTGGAGGACCGCATGAAGCTGGAATGTAAGTGTCACGGTGTGTCAGGCTCCTGTACCACCAAAACCTGCTGGACCACGCTACCTAAGTTCCGCGAGGTGGGCCACCTGCTCAAGGAGAAGTACAACGCAGCCGTGCAGGTGGAGGTGGTGCGAGCCAGCCGCCTGCGCCAGCCCACCTTCCTGCGCATCAAGCAGCTACGCAGCTACCAGAAGCCTATGGAGACGGACCTGGTGTACATCGAGAAGTCGCCCAACTACTGCGAGGAGGACGCGGCCACCGGCAGCGTGGGCACGCAGGGGCGTCTGTGCAACCGCACCTCGCCTGGGGCCGACGGCTGTGACACCATGTGCTGCGGCCGCGGCTACAACACGCACCAGTACACCAAGGTGTGGCAGTGCAACTGCAAATTCCACTGGTGTTGCTTCGTCAAGTGCAACACGTGCAGCGAGCGCACCGAGGTCTTCACCTGCAAGTGA